TTGACCTCGTCGCCGGATTTTATTGACGGAAGATTTGTCCTCTTTATCGTTTCGGGTATCACATTGACGCTGAAAACGGCCCCGGACAGGCCCTCAACCGTGAGACTTATCCCGTCAAGCGCGACCGAGCCCCGCAGAGCTATGAAGGGCGCAAAAGCTTTTTCAAAGGCAAAATGAAGCTTTTTGAAATTTCCCGCTTCTTCTATTTTTACCAGTCTCACCGTTCCGTCGACATGCCCCGTCACAAAATGCCCCGAAATATAATCCGAAGCTTTCAGCGGCAGCTCTATATTAACCATCTTAGCCGAAGAAAGATTTGTGAGCTGAAAAGTTCTGGCCGAAACATCAAAAAAAGCCCTGTCTTTTTTTACACCCGAGGCCGTGAGGCAGACGCCGTTGACGGCCACGCTGTCCCCCGTTTTTATGCGCGATGTGTCCATCTCAATGCCTATGGAAACGGCGGACCTTTCCCGCACCCGGCCCGTTTGCGTTATTATGCCCGTAAACATTTTTCCCCAAAAAAGGGGACGTCCTTAATATTCTGAAAAAATGCAGGTCGTACCCTTTTTCTTTTTCTAAAAATGCCGCCTGGCCTGATTCCGTGAAAGACAAAATTGTCATCCAGAGCGAATATGCGGTTTTCGCTGAACTCAATAGCGTTCTTAACAAGCCCCTGACCCTTTCCGGCAACCGCGGCCACTGCGTTTTTGCCGCCTATAACAATGGGAGCGTAAATAAAGTATATCTCATCAATCAGGCCGGCATCGAACAAAGAACCCGCCAGTCCCCCTCCACCTTCAATTAGTATCTGATTATAACCTTTTTCAGCAAATAGCTCAACCAAATTATTAAGATTTTTAGAATAAATCCGCTCGTATCCCGATTTTGAACTTTCGGCCTTAGCCGGGCTCTTGACAGCCATATGGGCAATGAAAAAAGGGGATTCGCTGTCAACAAGTTTTCCACAGGTCTTGAACAATCCGGATTTGGTCACAACACA
The sequence above is a segment of the Candidatus Omnitrophota bacterium genome. Coding sequences within it:
- a CDS encoding riboflavin synthase, which translates into the protein MFTGIITQTGRVRERSAVSIGIEMDTSRIKTGDSVAVNGVCLTASGVKKDRAFFDVSARTFQLTNLSSAKMVNIELPLKASDYISGHFVTGHVDGTVRLVKIEEAGNFKKLHFAFEKAFAPFIALRGSVALDGISLTVEGLSGAVFSVNVIPETIKRTNLPSIKSGDEVNFEADTLARYVVNNMNKPGEGITKEKLEKWL